One Alkalinema sp. FACHB-956 genomic window, AGCCAAACGGGAGAGAATCTCAGATAACGCACGATCGAGTTGCTCCTTACACCAACACCAATCCAAACAACACAATACCAAGAAAGGATAAGGGGAAATGCTCAGAAAAGCTATTCTGTTCCACTTCACCCGACCTAAACCGCTTGGCCGAGGACTCGATCCAACACCTGACGATAGCCGCCTTCGACATCGCCCAAGTCCTGACGGAAGCGATCCTTGTCTAGGACGCGCTTTTGTGGATCGGGTTCCCCTTGCTTCCATAACCGGCAGGTATCGGGGCTAATTTCATCGGCCAGCAGGATTTGACCCGTGCGATCGCGACCAAATTCCAGCTTGAAGTCCACGAGGGTAATTTCGCACTGATTGAAGAAATCCCGCAGCACGTCGTTGATGGTCAAGGCCAGACGGGTCAAGGTTTCGACTTCTTCCGGGGTGGCGAGGTTGAGCAGCCGCAGGCGATCGGGCGTCAGCAACGGATCACCCAAGGCATCATCCTTAAGGTAGAACTCGACGAGGGGGGGCTGAATGTTGGTGCCGAGGGCCAAGCCGGTTTGCTTGCAGAGGCTACCGGCGGCAATGTTGCGCACGACGACTTCCAGGGGAATAATCGTCACGGCTTTGACCAGCATTTGGGTGGGGGATGGCAGGCTGATGAAGTGGGTGGGAACGCCTTTGGAGGCCATCAGTTTAAATAAGTGGGCAGAGATGGCGTTGTTGATTTCGCCTTTACCTCGGATGCTGCCTTTTTTCTGGGCGTTGAAGGCGGTGGCGTCATCTTTAAAGAAGGTCAGTAATTGATCGGGGACATCCGTTGCGTAGAGAATTTTTGCCTTCCCTTCGTAGAGTTTTTCGCCCAACTTAATCTCCGCTGGAGCATTGTCGCGATTATCATCAACTGGGGCATCAACTGGGCTAGACATAGAAAAGCCACCTTCAACTGGAGCGTCAATACAGCGTCAATTATTTTAACGCTCTCAGTCCCGATTCCAAGGAGAGTTTCCCTTTCTTCCCCAGATTGAGGCGCTATTCTATGGGGGCAGTCGTTCGGGGGGCAGCGTTCGGGGGGGCTCTAATATTTGGAGAGGTGGCGTAGACCGAAGTAGATGCCGACTAGCCCAAGCGGAATGAGAAAGAAGAGGGGATAGGTGGTCAATAGGTATGCAAACCCGATCGAAGCCCAGATCAACGCAAAGATAAACAGCGTCAGAAGCACGCCATAAATCTGCATCCGGGTTTTGAGGCTGAGGTGGCTCCAGAAGGTTTTGGGTTGGGATGGGGATCCGTTGTTGGTGAAGGTTTGCCCTGAGTAAGTATGGTGGGCGTGAGGGGAGTAGGCTCCTGGGTTGGCTTGGCTGCCTGGACTACCGGTCGATCGAGTTTGGGGGGGGGTGGGGCGTTGGGAGGGGCGTTGGGAATAGGCTTGTTGGGCAAGGGCTTGCTGTGTGAGCAGGGGCTCTAGGGACTCGTAGGCGAGGTTGATTTGTTTGAGTTTCTCTTCGGCTTTTTGGCGGAGGCGGGGATTGTGGGAGAAGCGATCGGGGTGCCAGACCTGGACGAGGTCTTTGTAGGCTTGTTTGAGGTCGTCTGGAGAGACGGGGGGATTGAGTTCTAGTACTTCGTAGCACTGTCGAATGTTCATAGAAATCCCCTAGTCACTCACCCCTAAACTCCATTGCACCGCATTCCTAGCGTTCCCAGAAGTGTAGGCGACTTTGCACGATCGAGCGTTTCACGCCTAACCCATGATCAATTTCCACACTAAGCCAACCACAAGGGTGGCTAGGGCTGCAAAGCTAAGGACGATGAGCAGGAGAACGATCGCAAGGACGAAGATGAAGCGGCGATCGACTTTGCGTTGCAGGGTGCCGTTGGTGACGTGGGATTCCAGGAGGGCGACGTTGCGGCTGTTGGATTTCCAAGCGAAGTCGAACAGATCTCCCACGACGGGAATGGCTCCGACGCTGGAATCGAGCAGAATGTTTAGCACCATGCGGATCAGGGTGGATTTGGGCACTCCGAAGCGGGCGGCTTCCAGAACAATGTAGGCGGACACCACAATGCCAACCATATCGCCACCGCCGGGAAGGAGACCGAGCAACGGATCCAGGCCAACTCGATAATTAGTGCCGGGAATGGCGATCGCGTTATCGAGCAGTTGTCCCACAGCGCGGACTCGTTGCAGGGCTTGGTCGCGGGAGGCCATTTTTTCGAGGGAATGCATGGTGGCAGGGGGGATGATGACTTCCCTCCAGAATAGCGGATTTTATTGGTTGGGGCGATTGGGCGAGAAGTTGCGCTGGGAGGGTTGATGCAGCCAATGGAGATCGGGGCTGATGGGGATGAGGCCGCCGGGGTTGAGGGGAAAGAGGTTGCCGTAGTAGTCGCGGCGGATGGTTTCGAAGTCGCAGGTGTCGGCGATGCCGGGAAGTTGGTAGAGGTCTTGGACGTAGCCGCGCAGGTGGGGATAGTCCTGGATGCGACGGTAGCTACATTTGAAGAGGCCATGGTAGGCGATGTCAAAGCGGATCAGGGTGGTGAAGAGGCGCACGTCGGCGAGGGTGAGGCGATCGCCGCAGAGATAGGGCTGGGTGGCGAGGCTGGCGTCGATTTCATCTAAGGTGCGGAAGAGTTCGGTGACGGCTTCTTGGTAGGCGGTTTGGGTTTGGGCGAAGCCACAGCGATAGACGCCGTTGTTGACGGTGTTGTAGATTTTATTGTTCCAGGTGTCAATCGCCGATCGTTGGTCTTCGGGATAGAGATCGATTTCGGGATTGGTTGCTAAGGAATTAAATTCACTGTTTAAGATTTCGATGATTTCTGAGCTTTCATTGTTGACGATCGTGTTGGTTTTTCCATCCCAGAGGACGGGGACGGTCGATCGGCCTGGGTAATCGGGTTGGGCGATTTGGTAGAGTTGTGCCAAGCTCTGACATCCAGCAAAAGGTTCGAGAAAAATCCAGCCCCCGTTTTCTGGGGAGGGTTGGACAATGACGATCGAGATGGCGTCTTGCAATCCTTTGAGGACGCGCACGATTAGGGTTCGGTGCGCCCAGGGGCAACCCATGCCGACGATGAGGCTGTAGCGATCGGGGGCTGGGGGGAAGCGGGCGTCGGGTTGGGCGGAGATGCGATCGCGGAATTGGCTGGTGGGGCGTTGGTAGGCTCCGGAGGTGCTGCGGGGTGCCATTTGGGACATCATGGTTTGCCAGAGGGTTGTCCAAACCCAGCGGCCTGTTTGGATGATGAGTTTGGGGGGAAGTGCTTTTTTCGCCATGGGGACTGAGTTGTTGGGGCTAGCAATACAATCTAATCCACTTAGTTTAAACCATAGCTTTCCTATCCCAACTGAGAGAATGGTAATAGTAATGTCTCTTCAATCTCCTGTCTCACTTGTGGGCTGACACTGCATTCACCATTCAGACAATCTACTAGAAACTTATTTGTATCATAGTATTGATTTAGCTCATACTCTTGTGATTTTTTAAATCGCCAATTATGACTAATATTATGATGCTCTTTAAGGATCGTTTCATATTCCCGAACCCAATTATCACTATAACACTTCCACCAAATTCGAAAATTTTCTTGGTTATTCTCAGAATACTCCGGAATTCTTTCTTTAAGAGTTACTAATTTAATGTATAAATCATAATCGCGATCGTGGGCGAGGCTAAGGGCGCGATCAAGGGCACTGGCAAAATCTTGGATAAAGTTAAGGTCGAAGTCATCGTCAAGATCAATGGCAAGGTTGCGGGTGTGGTTGAAGGCAAGGTCGTGTTTAAGGGCATGCTCAAAGTCGGATTTGAGGGCGGAGTCAAGCTTGCAAGCAAGGATAAAGTTTTGGTCAAGGGCAAAGTTGAGGTTAAAGTCAAAGGCAAGAGCAGAGTCGAGGGTAAAGGCAAAATCACGGGCAAGGTCGAAGTCGAGGTTGAGGGCAAAGTCGAGATCACGGGTAAGGGCAAAGTAGAAGGCTCGAACAGCAGCAGGTTTGTAGGGAGTATTTGCTGATCGTGCTTTCCCATCCACCCATTTCAGAAATTTCTGAAGTTTTGGATCTCCAGCAAGTAATTCATCAATTTGTCGTTTTATCCGTAAGAGCAGTTCATCCGGATGTTCCATGCGGCTGAGTGCTAGGTGAAACACCTCTCGCCAACGTTTATCTGTGATAGAACCTAAAAGTGCTTGTTTATCCAGCTTAGTTAATTCCCGAGCCACAAAGTATTCCTGGAACGTTAGGTGGGAGAAGGAATAGACTGTATTCGCTCTCCGAATTAGCAGTCCATTACATTCTTCAATCGTTTTAAGAATGGATTCACTGTCTAACTGGGAGACATCGCAATGTGAACTGATCAAAGCATGTAATTCGGATTGTTCAAATAGAACAAAGTTTCCTTCTTGCTGAAATTTATATAACGCTAAAGCTCCCAGTAAATCTTGTTTTTCCTCTAAGGTTAGGTTGTGATAGTAGTCGCTTCCCCAAGTACGTGGTCGCAAATCTCGCTGTTGATCCCACTTTTCCAAGAGAAGTTCAATTCCTTTTTGGTAGAGTTGGCCCCGTCGGGCGGGCAGGTCTTCAGAATCGCGAAATACCAGGCAAGTTAGTCCCAGTAGAATCGGTGTAATCGCTAGTTCCCGGATGGGAGGATACTGCTCCAGCGTTGTTAGAAATTTCTCAGTTTGCTGCTCAGCACTGGCCGGATTATCTGCCCTAAACCACTTGCGGGCAAAAGCTTCCACCTGATTACGGGCAGAAGGTTCCACCTGATCTGGATTAAAATCCGCTACTTCCAAAAATGCAAAATTCCCCAAGTTATATTCCACTGTCTGGGTTCGACAGGTGACAATCATGCCGACTTGGTAGTAATCTTGCGCAAATTGCTCGATCTCTTGCTTTACCGACTTCTGAAATTGCTCTGGCACCTCATCCAGTCCATCCAGCAACAGCAACACTCGCCCTGAATTTAAGATCTCCCCTAAGGTTTGCTGATCTACCCACCATTCCTGTTGCAAGCGTTGCTCTAGGTTGAATTCCGCTGTTTGAATATTCCGCAACAAAACCAAACTCGGGATCCGATCGGCAAAAATCTCCCCTAAACAGCAACCGACCATCAACCGCTGCATAAAGGTAGACTTCCCGGAACCCGGCTTACCCACAATCACCGATCGACGATAGCGATTTTCCTTTACCGTCTCCTCGCCATCCCGCCGATCGCTCTCCCGTTGCCCCATAGCCACGCGATCGTTCTTGCGATCGTAAGTCCGCAATATATTTATGGCGTTATCTTGATAATCCGCACTTAAGCGCGTCAGAACATAGACATCGACGTAGAGATCCTGCACGTCCACCTGTTGGTGTGTCAGGGGTAAGCGAATTTGCCCATATAGGTTAATCAATTTCGGGCATTGTCGTGCTCGAATTTCTTGGATCCGCTGGCTGATGCGATCGATAGGTTCTGATAACTTTGGGGAGGATGGAGCGATCGTTGCAGGTTCAGCCACAGGTGACCATCGTTTGTATCGTTCAATCAGAATGTCCTTTAATCGAGATTCTTTGACGGGGCCAACATCGTGAATATTGAACTTGCCATAAATCCCAGTGAGCCGAGTACGGACAGCACCTTCAGTCACTCCCAAGCTCATGGCAATCTGTACGCGAGTCTTCCCTTGCCCAAACAGCAAGTGGAAAACTTCTTTTTGTTTATCAGTTAACTTCTTTTCCTTGGCAATTGCATCTAGGAAGTCTGCGGGGAAAGACATCGTAGGTTCATAGCAGGTCACATTAATGCTAGTTTAACGACTTTTCTTCTGACGCAATCACCCTAGTTGGCAGACGAAGTCAGGCTAAGTCACGTCAAGTCAGCCAAATCAGGCTAAGTCAGGCTAAGTCAGTTTTCAAGTCAGTATAAGTCAAGGAAATAGGTCTGGAATGGCTTGTGTTCAATGGATTTAGACAAGCAAGTTGAGGTTCTAAATCATGAAACTGCATAACGCAATCACCCGCACTCAGAAAACCAGCCCTACTCAATCAGTTCCCGAAAAATCGATCGACAAGAAAAAGTGGCTCAAAGTGATCGAATTTGCCGTCGTTGGATTTGCCACCTGGTGCGATCCCACCGCAGGCGGACTGATCTTTCTGCTCCGGTTCTGCTTCCAAATTCTACAAGCCCTACAAAACGATCGCCCCAAGTAACACTGCGCACAACGCAATCAAGCGATCGGAGGGCACCTGTCCTTCGATCGCTTGCAAGTCAAACATAGCAGTTATTAAATGATTGAACCAAGCAATTCCAACAAGGTATTAGAAGCCAGGAATTAAACCTCTGCCGTCGCAGCGATCGTAGCTTCCATCTTTGCCCCAGCTAGAGTCTCAGCCTGCAATCGCGCTTCCTCCGCCAAGAACGCCGCTACTTGCGCTTCAATTTGCTCCTTCACGATCGTGCGATACTCCAGAAAATGTTCAATCTGGGCACAGACCGACAGGTAACTACTCACCCCACCGGGATTGTATTTAAGCATTTGGCTGAGGTTCCACCAGAATTTCCACCGCGTCGATCGCACAACCCCCTGCCGCCAAGCGATCGTCAGCAACGCCCGGATCGCCACCCAAGTCACACGCTTGCTATTTCCACTAATTTCCCGAGTCCGAATTTTCTTAGGATAGGTCGCCTCACCCAACAGACGGTAGTGGCGATAGGTGCGATCGAGAAACGCCGATGGTTCATACAGCCGCCAGAAAGCATCAACATATTCCCCCGCAATATCCTCCAGAGGCCGCGTCGGCACAAAATTCATCAGCGTTGTTTGATTAATATTCGCCGATCGACTGCGTAACCGATCTTCCTTAATTAAACGATGCCACAACGCCGTATCGGGCAACGCTTGCAACATACTGAACAATGCCGTCGGAATCGAGGTCTGCTCAACAAACTGAACAATACGATCGCCCGCACCCTTCGCCTCACCATCAAATCCAATAATAAATCCCGCCATTACCCGCAATCCTGTCCGCGTAATCGCCAACACCGCATCGCTAAGAGAATCACGAGTATTTTGGTGCTTTTGGGTCAAGGTCAGACTGGCTTCATCGGGCGTTTCAATGCCCAGAAAAACCGCCCCAAAGTTGCAAGCCACCATTTGCTCCATCAATTCCTGATCTTGCGCCAGATCGACCGATGCCTCGGTGGCAAAGGAGAACGGATATTCATGGGCCACCATCCAAGGCAATAACTCTTTGAGAAACAGTTTGACATTGCGCTTATTGCCAATGAAATTATCATCCACCATGAAAATGCTGCGTCGCCAGCCTAACTCATAGAGACGATCGAGTTCGGCAATCAGTTGTGCAGGGGATTTAGTACGAGGTTTGCGACCATAGAGCACAATAATGTCACAAAATTCGCATTGAAACGGACACCCGCGCGAAAATTGCACCGACATTTCCGCATACGCATCAAATTCCAACAGATCAAACCGAGGAATGGGGGTGCCAGTCACATCCGGCTTTTCCCCATTGGCGCGAAAGGTTCCCCTGCGTTGTCCTTGCTCGATCGCTGCAACAAACAGCGGCAACGTAATTTCACCCTCATCTAGGATCAAAAAGTCAGCCCCAGCCTCAGCCGCATCTTCCGGCAAAGCAGTGGGATACGGCCCACCCACCGCAACGGATTTATTGCGGCGCTTGGCTTCCCGGATTTGACTGAGCAAATCTTCTTTCTGAACAATCATCGCAGACAAGATAACCATGTCTGCCCAGTCCCATTCCGCCTCCGTGACCGTGCGAATATTGCGATCGACCAGCTTGTATTCCCAGGTTTGGGGCAAAATCGCAGCAACGGTGACTAACCCTAGTGGCGGCAGCATGGCTTTGCGCCCCACCAAGGCTAGGGTTTTCTCAAAGGACCAAAAACTTTTGGGAAACTGCGGATAGAGCAAGAGAACGTTCATCTGAGCCTCACGGAAAACAATGGAGACAAGATCTGTCAGCAACCACCCTCAGCTTAGGTGTTTTACGGAGGTTCTGGGAAAACATTAAGAAAATCTGATGATCCTAGTAGCTCGATCGATATTAAGGGCGGCGATCGCGCTTGGGCTAAGGACAGTGGCGTAATGCTCCTGATCACTCCCCCGATCGCTCAAATTAACACCTACCGATGGCGGAATCGTGCGATCGAAGGACAGGTGCCATTCGATCGCTTGCGACGGCAGCGTAACAGTAGTTGAATAAAGACATCAAGAGGTGGATTCAAATTGTATGAATCAGGATTGTATGAATCAGGATTTACAAGCTTTTCTCATTGGCGTACTGGTGTTGCTGCTCTACCTGATCTTCTCAGCGATGACGGAAATGGGAACGAAATGGCCAGGACGGAGGGGAGAGGAGGAGGAGGAAGGGTAGGAGGCTTAGGGGAAGGTGATTTTGTAGAGGTTAAATAGGGGGCCGGGTTGTTGTTTTTGAATTTTAGCCCCGATCGATTTAATCAACGCTTCCCATTTGCTCAATGGTTCTAGGAACACTTCTGCGCCCAGATAGGTTTCCAAAATTGCCCAATTTTCCGCCAACTCCGTTTCAGGATTCAGCAAATCAAAAACAAAGCTGCCACCAGGTTTCAGTGATTTCTTAACGACAGTCAATACCGCTTCCCAGTATTCGATCGAATAATAACAACTGAACCCCGTCGCGATCGCGCTATCGAATTGCACCTCATTGTAAGCACACACATGGGCTGGCGCATAGGCAACTCCCTTGAAAAGCTTGGAGTTGAGTTGCGAACCTCGGGAATCCAGAAATTCCTTGGCAAAGGTACTGACTTCCTGCCCGTAAAAATAAGCATCCCAGTCACGCCAGCAGGGGTAGACCAGAAAACTCAAGCCACAACCCAAATCCAAAATGCGATCGTTCTTCTTCGGTTTCATCAAGTCCCAAAAGGGCGAAGTCAGCTTCGGTTGCAACTTCCCAGCAGCCCACTCCTGGAAAATTGGCATCGACTCCACTTCCGGCGGCAGGTTAAAGGGTTCTCGACGAAATTCCCGATCGAATCGTTGCGCGATCGCTTGGATTGAGGGTTGCCATTGATCGACTGGAATGCTCATTCAGTTGTGGATAACGAGTATGGGTAAATCTTGACCGTTCGGTAGATGAAATGCTGGAGAGCCTAGCCTTTCAGCGCTTTATTGAAATTTTGACGATAGGATTTATTGACAGCAAAGAACAACGGCCACAGTAGCGTTAAAGGCACTTTATTATCCTGGAAGTTAGTACGCTGAAAACCAGTCCAAAACTTCCAAGCCCCTCCCGCATAAACGCCCAAAACCAGTAGCTCTAAGATTCCCATGGATTTTCTCCAGCATTTTCTATGAATTGTTTATTTGCTCTATCTTATCTCGCTTGATTTCGGAAGGGCAAGCGACCCGTTACCTATGGTTCCGTTACCTATGGTTCCGTTACCTATGGTTGGTAGCCCATTGCTCACCCCGTTGCTCACCCATTGCTCACCCATTGCTCACCCGTTGCTCACCCATTGCTCACCCAATTTGGCAACCCGTTTGGGAACCCGTTGATTATCTATTGCTCACCACCCAAAGAGAGCAGCCCAAATATAACTATTCTTTGCAAAATACATCGAAAAGCTACATGAAATCAAAATTTTCAACAAATTTCACCCAGGAACAAATTGCAGACCCTATCAGTATAAAAACTTAAATATAAACAACTCCACGATCGGGATCAGGGGGGCGATCGGGGAAAGCATCAGGAATCGGCAAATTCTGCAAATTTAGTGGTGTGGGAGCAGCGAAGTTGGAGCGTATGAATGCAACGGATATCGTGAAGACGGTTCTGGTGGTCGAACCTTGTGCTGAACATTTGCCCGTGATTGAACAGGCTTTTCAATCCAGCACCATTCCCCATCACTTGGTTCCGTTGAACCAGGGAGAACAGGCATTGGACTTTCTAGAGCGCCGTGGATCCTATAGCAATGCGCCGCGCCCCGACTTGATTTTGTTGGAATTGGAGTTTCCGGAGTCCAATGGCATGGATATTTTGTCGGAAATCAAACAAAATTCTCAATTTAAACGCATTCCAGTGATTATTCTGACCGCGATCGATCAGCCCCAACAGGTATTACAAAGTTATTTACTACAAGGCAATAGTTACGTCGTCAAATCTGGCGAATTGGATTGCCTATTTCAACTGATTCGGCGGATTGATGAATTTTGGCTAGGAATTGTAACTTTACCAGTAGAGTGAAAACTCAGACAATTAAAAACTTTCGTAAGAGATGACTAGTTTTCCTAGGATTTTTTAGTTTTTTTTAAGATGGCTTGCCAAAAATGATCCGGTTGTCTCCTGATTCCCTCCCCATCCAACTCGTCGCCGGATTTTCACCACAAACTTCTGATTTATTTAATGTTTTTGCTCTACTCGCCCTTGCTAACCTGGGATATGCTCAAAGCAGGATTTGTCTTTATATCACTTCATTAACTGGATTGACTGAAATTAGCTGGAAAATTTAGTTGGGATGAATGCAATTGGAATAAATCTGGTTGGAATTAGTCTAGTTGGAATGTAGGTCTTTTCCCCATCCCTTGCTTCAGTGGAGGGATGAGGAGTTTAGTGCACCTGCGATCGACCATACTTTTCATCTCGTGAGACTGTCCAGATTCCGGATCATTTGTGACTGTATCCGTTCAAAATCTGGCGGTTTTAACTAAATCAGTTCGCTGAGATTTTTGGTTGCTTTGACTTGAATGAATTCGTTTTTTATTTGCTTATTTTTTAGTGGTTTGAATTTTTAGTGGCTTCTCAGCCAATTACGTTGAGGCCAATTACGTTGAGGCCAATTACGTTGAGGCCAATCACTTCATCCAGAATTGGAGTTAGTAAACGATTAGAGAACAATTAGAGTAAGTCAATAGATTAGATTAGAGCGGGTTGAAGTGGGGGCATCTCGCACCACCGATATATCGCCTCGTGATTATCCCGTCATGATCGTCGCATCATTTGTACCGTAGTGCTTACCCGTCTTGACGGTTCCTTCCCTTGTCTACATCTCTACGTTGGGTAGTGTAAACCATGACCAGTCTTCCTTTTAACGTTCATTCCTTAGCGACAGAAGAAATTAATCTCACCCATCTCAAACAGCCTTCCATTCACATCCTGACGCAAATTCAGCCCCATGGTGTGCTGCTGGTGCTGCAAGAGCCGGAGCTAACGGTGCTGCAAGTCAGTCGCAATGCCTCCCGACTCTTGGGGATCACCCCGGAACAACTGTTGGGTCAACCGCTGGATGACCTCCTGGATTCCTTCCAAATCGATCGACTGCGGCAGGGACTGTCCTATCAAAATCTGGACTTTATTAATCCCACCAAAATTTGGGTGCGGCTAGCTGGGGATCAGTACAGTGTCTTCGATGCCGTGTTCCATCGCAGTGCCGATGGCTTTTTAGTGGCGGAACTGGAGCCAGCACTGTCCCAAAATAACATTCCGTTTTTGAG contains:
- the purC gene encoding phosphoribosylaminoimidazolesuccinocarboxamide synthase, with amino-acid sequence MKLGEKLYEGKAKILYATDVPDQLLTFFKDDATAFNAQKKGSIRGKGEINNAISAHLFKLMASKGVPTHFISLPSPTQMLVKAVTIIPLEVVVRNIAAGSLCKQTGLALGTNIQPPLVEFYLKDDALGDPLLTPDRLRLLNLATPEEVETLTRLALTINDVLRDFFNQCEITLVDFKLEFGRDRTGQILLADEISPDTCRLWKQGEPDPQKRVLDKDRFRQDLGDVEGGYRQVLDRVLGQAV
- a CDS encoding J domain-containing protein, whose translation is MNIRQCYEVLELNPPVSPDDLKQAYKDLVQVWHPDRFSHNPRLRQKAEEKLKQINLAYESLEPLLTQQALAQQAYSQRPSQRPTPPQTRSTGSPGSQANPGAYSPHAHHTYSGQTFTNNGSPSQPKTFWSHLSLKTRMQIYGVLLTLFIFALIWASIGFAYLLTTYPLFFLIPLGLVGIYFGLRHLSKY
- a CDS encoding DUF4112 domain-containing protein, yielding MHSLEKMASRDQALQRVRAVGQLLDNAIAIPGTNYRVGLDPLLGLLPGGGDMVGIVVSAYIVLEAARFGVPKSTLIRMVLNILLDSSVGAIPVVGDLFDFAWKSNSRNVALLESHVTNGTLQRKVDRRFIFVLAIVLLLIVLSFAALATLVVGLVWKLIMG
- a CDS encoding glutathione S-transferase family protein gives rise to the protein MAKKALPPKLIIQTGRWVWTTLWQTMMSQMAPRSTSGAYQRPTSQFRDRISAQPDARFPPAPDRYSLIVGMGCPWAHRTLIVRVLKGLQDAISIVIVQPSPENGGWIFLEPFAGCQSLAQLYQIAQPDYPGRSTVPVLWDGKTNTIVNNESSEIIEILNSEFNSLATNPEIDLYPEDQRSAIDTWNNKIYNTVNNGVYRCGFAQTQTAYQEAVTELFRTLDEIDASLATQPYLCGDRLTLADVRLFTTLIRFDIAYHGLFKCSYRRIQDYPHLRGYVQDLYQLPGIADTCDFETIRRDYYGNLFPLNPGGLIPISPDLHWLHQPSQRNFSPNRPNQ
- a CDS encoding NACHT domain-containing protein, giving the protein MSFPADFLDAIAKEKKLTDKQKEVFHLLFGQGKTRVQIAMSLGVTEGAVRTRLTGIYGKFNIHDVGPVKESRLKDILIERYKRWSPVAEPATIAPSSPKLSEPIDRISQRIQEIRARQCPKLINLYGQIRLPLTHQQVDVQDLYVDVYVLTRLSADYQDNAINILRTYDRKNDRVAMGQRESDRRDGEETVKENRYRRSVIVGKPGSGKSTFMQRLMVGCCLGEIFADRIPSLVLLRNIQTAEFNLEQRLQQEWWVDQQTLGEILNSGRVLLLLDGLDEVPEQFQKSVKQEIEQFAQDYYQVGMIVTCRTQTVEYNLGNFAFLEVADFNPDQVEPSARNQVEAFARKWFRADNPASAEQQTEKFLTTLEQYPPIRELAITPILLGLTCLVFRDSEDLPARRGQLYQKGIELLLEKWDQQRDLRPRTWGSDYYHNLTLEEKQDLLGALALYKFQQEGNFVLFEQSELHALISSHCDVSQLDSESILKTIEECNGLLIRRANTVYSFSHLTFQEYFVARELTKLDKQALLGSITDKRWREVFHLALSRMEHPDELLLRIKRQIDELLAGDPKLQKFLKWVDGKARSANTPYKPAAVRAFYFALTRDLDFALNLDFDLARDFAFTLDSALAFDFNLNFALDQNFILACKLDSALKSDFEHALKHDLAFNHTRNLAIDLDDDFDLNFIQDFASALDRALSLAHDRDYDLYIKLVTLKERIPEYSENNQENFRIWWKCYSDNWVREYETILKEHHNISHNWRFKKSQEYELNQYYDTNKFLVDCLNGECSVSPQVRQEIEETLLLPFSQLG
- a CDS encoding B12-binding domain-containing radical SAM protein, which encodes MNVLLLYPQFPKSFWSFEKTLALVGRKAMLPPLGLVTVAAILPQTWEYKLVDRNIRTVTEAEWDWADMVILSAMIVQKEDLLSQIREAKRRNKSVAVGGPYPTALPEDAAEAGADFLILDEGEITLPLFVAAIEQGQRRGTFRANGEKPDVTGTPIPRFDLLEFDAYAEMSVQFSRGCPFQCEFCDIIVLYGRKPRTKSPAQLIAELDRLYELGWRRSIFMVDDNFIGNKRNVKLFLKELLPWMVAHEYPFSFATEASVDLAQDQELMEQMVACNFGAVFLGIETPDEASLTLTQKHQNTRDSLSDAVLAITRTGLRVMAGFIIGFDGEAKGAGDRIVQFVEQTSIPTALFSMLQALPDTALWHRLIKEDRLRSRSANINQTTLMNFVPTRPLEDIAGEYVDAFWRLYEPSAFLDRTYRHYRLLGEATYPKKIRTREISGNSKRVTWVAIRALLTIAWRQGVVRSTRWKFWWNLSQMLKYNPGGVSSYLSVCAQIEHFLEYRTIVKEQIEAQVAAFLAEEARLQAETLAGAKMEATIAATAEV
- a CDS encoding class I SAM-dependent methyltransferase — its product is MSIPVDQWQPSIQAIAQRFDREFRREPFNLPPEVESMPIFQEWAAGKLQPKLTSPFWDLMKPKKNDRILDLGCGLSFLVYPCWRDWDAYFYGQEVSTFAKEFLDSRGSQLNSKLFKGVAYAPAHVCAYNEVQFDSAIATGFSCYYSIEYWEAVLTVVKKSLKPGGSFVFDLLNPETELAENWAILETYLGAEVFLEPLSKWEALIKSIGAKIQKQQPGPLFNLYKITFP
- a CDS encoding response regulator gives rise to the protein MNATDIVKTVLVVEPCAEHLPVIEQAFQSSTIPHHLVPLNQGEQALDFLERRGSYSNAPRPDLILLELEFPESNGMDILSEIKQNSQFKRIPVIILTAIDQPQQVLQSYLLQGNSYVVKSGELDCLFQLIRRIDEFWLGIVTLPVE